The DNA segment GCCCCTGTGACCTGCGGCAACGAACTCCGCCAGCAACGAGAAGCCGGCGACGAACACGATGTAGAACACGGCACCGCCTCGGTCCACCGGGGGCCGATCGTCGGGGATCTCGGCGATCGCATCAAGACTGCGCACCAGAAACTCGGGTTCGTCGGAGACAAGGCGGGCCTCGCGCCACGCGTGCATCGGCCACATGAGGGCGGTGATCCCCGTCGAGACGATCGTGTCGCCCGCCGCAAGCCGAGCGACGAGGTGTGCGAACACCGCCCGCTGCTGCTCGAGCGTGAGCTTGGCCGTGAAGCCTTCAGTGATACCGATGACAGGGCGCCGGCGGTTGGCCGAGAAGACGAATGCGTTGGTGTTGCTCTCGGGGATGCGATAGAGCGCGGGCGCGACCGGGAGGCCGGCGGCGATCGCCATATCCTTGAGTGCGAACTTCGTGTCGAGCAGCTCACCAGTCGGCACGAGTACCGCCGAGAATCGGGCGAGCAGCCACTTCTCTGATCGCAGCAGCGTGAACGTCGCCCAGCCGGCGGCGATCGCGGCCATCACGCCGCCAAGCACTGCGACGTCTCGGACGAACAGGCCCCATGGCGAGACGCCCACGTCGTGGATGAGCAGCGAGCGAACGAATGCGAGCGGCACAGCCGCAAGCGCCATGGACCCGATGGCAGAACCGCCGATGAACAGCACGACGTAGCCCGCAAGGCGCACACGGTTGCGGTCGACCCGGTCCCAGAGCGGTTCGCGCCGCTCGCTTCGCGGTTGTGGCCTGCCGTCGGTCATCACCATGGCGCGGCTACGAGCGCCGGCTCGCGAGTTCCTGAGCGAGATCGGACGGCGTGAGGCCGTAGCGCGCAAGCACCACGAGCAGGTGATACATCAGGTCGCCCGCCTCGTAGCGCAGGTGTTCGGCGTCGGCGTCTTTGGCGGCCATGATGACCTCGCCGGACTCCTCGGCGATCTTCTTGAGCAGCGAGTCTTCGTTGCCCGTAAGGAGCTTGGCGGTGTAGGAGACCTCGGGGTCGGCGGTGCGACGCTCCTCTATAACGGCAAAGAGCTCTTCGAGTACATCACCCAGGCGCTGCTGGTCACTCACTGGGGGCTCCCTTCGCCAGCGATGACGCCTCGGGATAGAGGCGCCGATAGAAGCACGAGCGTTCGTTGGTGTGACAAGCGCCCGGACCGGCCTGATTCACGAGCACCAACAAGCAGTCGGCGTCGCAGTCGTAGCGAATCTCGACGACCTCCTGGGTGTGGCCCGAGCTCTCGCCCTTCATCCAGTACTTCTGGCGGCTGCGGCTCCAAAACCAAGTGAAGCCGGTCTTGAGTGTCTCGGCCAGCGAATCGCGATTCATGTACGCGACCATGAGCACCTCGCGGGTGTCGTGCTGCTGCACGACCGCGGGGATGAGGCCGTTGGCGTCGTAGGTGAACTCATCGATTGGAAGCAGTTCGTGTTCGCGATCTGACATGTAGTGCTCCTCGCGGTGCGTTGTCTGTGATGGGTCAGTCTACCAAGTGAGCGCGTCAAGGTGCCTGAGCGGGCAAATTGCTCGCCGTACGGGCACGTCAGGAGCGTCTGTATAATGCCATGGGGGTCCAGCCGAGGAGGAGGATGACGTATGGCCGACATGCTCGGTCCTTACGAACTGCGCGGTGAACTCGGGCGTGGCGCGATGGCAGTGGTGTGGAGAGCGTTCGACACCAAGCTTGAGCGCGAAGTCGCCATCAAGGAGCCGGTGATTCCGGCCAACGCCGATGCGACTGTCGCCACAGAGTTCGCCGCGAGATTCGTCCGCGAAGGCAAGGCCGCCGCGCAACTCAACCACCCGGGCATCGTCACGATCTACGCCGCCGACATCTACGATGGCCATCCGGCGATCGTTATGGAGCTCATCGAGGGGCAGACCCTCGGCGACGTGCTCGCTGGGGGCGCGGTCGAACCCCAGTCGACTCATGCTGTGCTGGATCAACTGCTCGATGCGGTCGGGTACGCCCACTCGAAGGGCGTCGTCCACCGAGACATCAAGCCCGACAACGTCTTCATCACCCACGACGGACGAGTGAAACTCGCTGACTTCGGAATCGCTCATGTGGGATCGTCGGCCACTCTGACACAGGCCGGAACGATCATGGGCACGCCGGGATACATGGCGCCTGAGCAGGTCACCGGTCAGCCGATTGACGCGCGCGCCGACCTTTTCGCGATCGGCGTCATCGCCTACGAGATGCTCGCGGGCAAGAACCCGTTTGGCGAGCTCGCCGACGTCGCGCCCACGACCATCATGTACCGGATAGTGCACGAGCCGGCCGTCGACCTGCCGCCCGAAGCGTTCGCCGGCGCAGCCGATCTGCCGCCCGCCATCATGTGTGCCCTTGCCAAGGATCCGGTGGATCGTTTCGCAAGTGCGTCTGAGTTTCGCACGGCACTCGGAGGCGGCCCGCTCCCGACACGCAGCCACCCGGCTACCGCTGCGACAGCCGGCTTCTCGCCCGCCCCGACGACGACATCGGCGGGCTCGAGTCATCCGCGGCGTAACGGCTGGCTGCCCTACGCGATCGTGATCGGGCTCTGCGCGGCGCTGCTCGGTGGGTTCATGTTCGCCACCGGCGGGCCGGGGGGTAAGGGCGCCTCGAAGAGTGCAGGCGCGCCCAGCGGGTCGACAGGGCGGGCGCCAAGCGCGCCGGCCACGCCGGCGGCAACGTACAAACTCGTCACGCCGGGCAAGCTCACGGTCGGCTCCGACCTCGACTTCCCGCCGATGGAGCAGCTCAACGGCGACCAGCCGGAGGGCTTCGATGTGGAGCTCATGACCGCCATCGCCAAGGAAATGGGGCTTGAGATCAACTACCTACCGCCGCAGAAGTTCGATGAACTGATCCCGCGCGTCAATGCTGGCAAGTTCGACGTCATCGCCTCCTCGCTCACTATCAATCATGAGCGCACGAAGAAGATCATCTTCTCCGCCCCGTACTTCGAGGTGAAGCAGGCGATTGCAATGAAGGAGGGCTCAACCCTGAACGCACTTGAGGATCTCAAGGACAAGAAGCTCGGCGTCCAGTCCGGCACGAGCCAAGAGTGGTGGGCCACCGAGAACCTCAAGCGCGAGGGCGTCATCATCGTGCCGTTCAAGAAGACCAGTCAGACGTTCGCCGCACTCCAGGCCGATACCGTCGATGCGGTCCTTGCCGAGCTCCCCGCCACCAATATGATGGTCAAGGACCCCGCCAAGAAGCTCGCAATCGTCTGGCAGAATGGGACCATGGAGATGTGCGGCTTCGGTGTCGCGATGGAGAACCCCGACCTCGCCTTCGCCATAAACCAGGCGCTTGCCAAGATCATAGAGTCGGGCGAGTACAAGTCGATCTACGAGAAGTGGATCGGCCCATACGAGCCGTAGTCTGCGCTCGGTGGTTCGAGCCTCGATTCGCATCGAGGCTGGGGTTCCTCCGAAGTCTGCTGCGGCACTCTCGGGGGCAGCGGCCCCTACAGCCTTACCGGCACCCCCGCCGCCGCCATCGCTTCTTTGACCTGGCGCACGGTAAACGTCCCGAAGTGGAACACGCTCGCCGCGAGCACCGCATCGGCGTCGGCCTCCACGACCGCCTCGGCGAAGTGCTCGAGCTGCCCCGCTCCCCCGCTGGCGATGACCGGGATGTTGAGCTCTCGGGTGATGGCTCGCGTGAGCGGGATGTCGAAGCCTTCCTTCACGCCGTCGCAATCCATGCTCGTGAGCAGGATCTCGCCGGCGCCGAGACGCTCGGCCTCGCGCGCCCACTCGACCGCATCCATCTCGGTGTTGATGCGGCCGCCGTTGATGAAGACTTCCCAGCGGTCACGCCCGCCCGCCACACGTCGCGCGTCGATCGCGACCACGATGCACTGCGCGCCGTAGATGCGGCTCGTGTGCGTGATGAGCGAGGGGTCGCGCACGGCAGCGCTGTTGAGCGAGATCTTGTCGGCACCGGCCTTGAGCATGGCGCGGATGTCCTCAGCGGAGCGCATACCACCGCCCACGGTGTACGGGATGAAGCACTCCTCGGCCGTGTGCGTGGCGACGTCGAGCATCGAAGCGCGTTCCTCGTGGGTGGCGGTGATGTCGAGGAAGACGACCTCATCGGCGCCGGCCTTGTCGTAGATGGCCGCCATCTCGACGGGGTCGCCGGCATCGCGCAGGTTCACGAAGTTGACGCCCTTTACCACGCGGCCGGCGTGGACATCGAGGCAGGGTATGACGCGCTTCATCAGCATGCGCGCGTCACGCATCCTTCACGGACGCCGCAACAGCGAGCGCCTCTTCAACGGTGAATGCACCCTCATAGATCGCTCGGCCTGCGATGACGCCTTCGATGACGCCGGGGCCGAGTTCGGCAAGCGCGCGGATGTCGTCAAGCGTCGACACGCCACCGCTCGCAACGACCGGGAAGCCCGCACTCACGGCCATGCCCACGTACGCCGGCGCCGAGATGCCGGTCTGCATGCCGTCGCGCGAGATATCGGTGTAGACGAGGTGTCGCAGGCCGAGGTTGCGAAGCTCGGCCACGAGCGTTTGCGCGCTTGCGACGGTGCCCTCACGCCAACCCTCGACGCACACCATGCCATCACGCGCATCCACGCCGGCGACGACCGACTCGCCGCAACAGCTCACGGCCTTGCGTACGAACTCGGGATCGGTCACGAGCTTGGTGCCGATCACGACGCGCTCGACGCCGGCCTCGGTCAGCCGCCCCATCGTCTCGAGTGTGCGGATTCCGCCGCCCACCTCGAGCCGGGCGCCGGTCTCGCGCGCGATGCGCTCGATGACAGCGATGTTGCCCGGCACGCCGTCGCGCGCGCCGTCGAGGTCGACGACGTGAATCCACTCGGCGCCGGCGTCGACGAACCGCCGAGCCTGGTCGACGGGATCCTCGTTGTAGACAGTCACGCGGTGGTAGTCACCCTGCGCGAGGCGCACGGCACGACCACCCAAGATGTCGATGGCGGGAAAGACGATCACGAGCGTGCCCCTTCTGCGATGCGGCCGAAGTTGGAGAGCAGGTGCAACCCCATCGTCGATGACTTCTCGGGATGGAACTGCACCGCGAAGACGTTTCCGGACTGCACGGCAGCGGCAAAGCGCACGCCGTACTCGGTCGAGCCGATGATCACGCTCTCGTCGCGCGGTGAGAGCCGATAGCTGTGCACGAAGTAGAACGCGGTTGACTCGGGGATTCCCTCGAACAGTGGGCTTGCGACCGGGTACTCGACGGTGTTCCAGCCGATGTGCGGAATCTTCACGCCGGCGGGCAGCTTGTCACACACGCCGGGGATGAGCCCGAGACCCTCGTACTCGCCCTCTTCAAACCCGACGTCGGCGAGCAGCTGCATGCCGAGGCAGATGCCGAGAAACGGCGTGCCGGCGGCGATGCGCTCGCGCAGCACGTCCTCGACGCCGCTCTCGCGCAGGTTCGCACTCGCGTCGCGAAACGCGCCCACACCCGGCAGCACGATGCCATCGGCCGCGGCGACGACCGCGGGGTCGTCAGTGACAACGACGTCGGGCACCCCCGCGTGCTCGAAGCCTTTCTCGACGCTGCGCAGGTTGCCCATCTTGTAGTCGATGATTGCGATGCGAGGACTCACAGCGCGCCCTTCGTGGACGGCACGCCACTGACACGCGGATCGATGGCGACCGCGTCCTTGAGCGCGCGGGCGACCGCCTTGAACGCCGCCTCGATGATGTGATGCGCGTTGTCGCCGGCCAGCGTGCGGACGTGGAGTGTGAGACCCGCGTTGGTCGCGAACGCGGTCAGGAACTCCTTGGCGAGCGTGGTGTCGAACGTCCCGATAATCTCGATGGGCAGGTCGACGGCGTAGTAGAGCGCGCCGCGACCGGAGATGTCGACGGCCGCGAGCACGAGCGCCTCGTCCATCGGCATCACACACGAGCCGAATCGAGTGATGCCCGCTTTGTCGCCAAGCGCCTCACAGAACGCCTGGCCGAGAACGATTCCCACGTCCTCGACGGTGTGATGTGCGTCGATCTCGAGGTCACCCTTGGCACTCGCGCACAAGGTGAACAACCCGTGCCGACCAAACGCATCAAGCATGTGGTCGAAGAACGGCACGCCTGTCTCGACCGTGGTCGCCCCCCGGCCATCCAGGTCGAGCGTCACCGTGATGTCGGTCTCGCGCGTCGCGCGCTCTACGGTTGCCGAACGGCCCATGATCTCCCCTTCCGTCATGCGATCAGCTGCGTTCGCCGGCCGCGAGAATCCCGTTCACCTTGCGGTGCGCCAGACAGTCCGCCATCGCCGCGAGGAAGCGCTCGTTCTCCTGGTCGGTTCCGACCGTCACACGCAGGCAGTCGGTGAGTCCCGAGCCCCTTGAGAAGTCGCGGATGAGTACCGAGTGGTTGTGCAGCAGGTCGCGCCAGAGAGCGGCCGCGTGCTCGACGCGGAACAAGACGAAGTTCGCCTCGCTCGGAAAGACCGTGACCTCCTCAAAGCCCGACAGCCCGTGCAGCAATACGTCACGCCCGCGGATTATGTCGCGGATGCCGGTCTCGAAGACCATGCGCTCCCGAAAGACCGTCTTGGCAACCATCTGCGAGAACGAATCGACCGAGTAGGGCTGGCGCACCTTCATGAACTCGCAGATGACGTCGGGCTGCCCGAGCACGTAGCCGATCCGTAGACCTGCAAGCGAGAACGCCTTGGAGAACGTGCGGAGAAGCACAAGGTTCTCGTAACGCGACATGTGCGGTCGCATCGTGTGGCGCGAGAACTCGAAGTACGCCTCGTCGACCATGACGAGCGCGTCGGTGGACTTGAGCAGGTCGATGAGGAACGACTCGTTAGCCAGACCACCGGTGGGGTTGTTGGGGTTCGCGACGATCACGATGTCGATGTCGCCCTCGGCCACGCGCGACAGCACAGCCTCCTCGTCGATGGAGAAGTCGGCCAGACGCGGGACGCGCACGACGTTGGTGCCCGTGACCTGCGCGTCGATTCCGTACATCGAGAACGTCGGCGGCATGTCGAGCAGCGTGCGTCCCGGCCCGCCCCACGCAAGCAGCAGGTCGAAGATCAGTTCGTCGCCGCCGTTACCCACGAGCACGTTCTCGGCGTCGAGGCCGTTGGCCTCGGCGATGAGTTCCCGCAGCGCGTGTGCCGTGGGATCCGGATACCGGTTGAATGGAAACTCCGAGAGGTGCGACTTGAGCTTGGAAAGCACCTCGCTCGGGAGATTGAGCGGGTGCTCGTTGTTCGCGAGGACGACCTCTGCTTTGACCTCTTTGGCGTCGTAGGGAACGAGATCTTCGAGTTCAGGGCGTGATGGGCGCAGTGGGGACACTAGTTGTCACCGTCCTCGTCGGCGGCGTCATCCTCGACGTCGTCACCGAACTCCTCGTCGACGTACTCGGCGACCGCCTCGACGCGCAGGCTGACCGCACGGGCGTGCGCCCACAGGCCTTCCTTGCCGGCAATCTCGAGCACTGTCTCGCCATCGAGCTCGAGCGCCTCGAAGCTGTACGAGAGCACGCTGGACTTCTTCACGAAGTCGTCGACGGACAGCGGCGAGCTGAAGCGCGCGGTACCGCCGGTGGGCAACACGTGGTTGGGCCCCGCGACGTAGTCGCCGACACTCTCGGGCGTCCACGGACCGAGGAAGATCGCGCCCGCGTTGCGAATGCTGCCGAGCAGGTCGAGCGGCTCCGACATCATCACCTCGAGGTGCTCGGGCGCGACGAGGTCGGAGGTGTCGAGCGCAGCCACGATGTCGGGGCACACGATGATGACGCCGTTGTCGGTCAGCGAACGCGCAGTGATGTCGCCGCGCGGCGACTCCTCGAGCAGCAGCTCGAGCGCGTCCTCGACGAGATCGGGCAGCTCGGGGTCGGTGGTGACGAGATAGGTCGCGGCACGCGGATCGTGCTCGGCCTGCGCCATAAGGTCGATGGCGACGAACGCTGGCACGGCGGTCTCATCGGCGAGGATGAG comes from the Coriobacteriia bacterium genome and includes:
- the hisB gene encoding imidazoleglycerol-phosphate dehydratase HisB — its product is MGRSATVERATRETDITVTLDLDGRGATTVETGVPFFDHMLDAFGRHGLFTLCASAKGDLEIDAHHTVEDVGIVLGQAFCEALGDKAGITRFGSCVMPMDEALVLAAVDISGRGALYYAVDLPIEIIGTFDTTLAKEFLTAFATNAGLTLHVRTLAGDNAHHIIEAAFKAVARALKDAVAIDPRVSGVPSTKGAL
- the hisC gene encoding histidinol-phosphate transaminase is translated as MRPSRPELEDLVPYDAKEVKAEVVLANNEHPLNLPSEVLSKLKSHLSEFPFNRYPDPTAHALRELIAEANGLDAENVLVGNGGDELIFDLLLAWGGPGRTLLDMPPTFSMYGIDAQVTGTNVVRVPRLADFSIDEEAVLSRVAEGDIDIVIVANPNNPTGGLANESFLIDLLKSTDALVMVDEAYFEFSRHTMRPHMSRYENLVLLRTFSKAFSLAGLRIGYVLGQPDVICEFMKVRQPYSVDSFSQMVAKTVFRERMVFETGIRDIIRGRDVLLHGLSGFEEVTVFPSEANFVLFRVEHAAALWRDLLHNHSVLIRDFSRGSGLTDCLRVTVGTDQENERFLAAMADCLAHRKVNGILAAGERS
- a CDS encoding phosphoribosyl-ATP diphosphatase, translating into MSDQQRLGDVLEELFAVIEERRTADPEVSYTAKLLTGNEDSLLKKIAEESGEVIMAAKDADAEHLRYEAGDLMYHLLVVLARYGLTPSDLAQELASRRS
- the hisI gene encoding phosphoribosyl-AMP cyclohydrolase is translated as MSDREHELLPIDEFTYDANGLIPAVVQQHDTREVLMVAYMNRDSLAETLKTGFTWFWSRSRQKYWMKGESSGHTQEVVEIRYDCDADCLLVLVNQAGPGACHTNERSCFYRRLYPEASSLAKGAPSE
- a CDS encoding transporter substrate-binding domain-containing protein; this encodes MADMLGPYELRGELGRGAMAVVWRAFDTKLEREVAIKEPVIPANADATVATEFAARFVREGKAAAQLNHPGIVTIYAADIYDGHPAIVMELIEGQTLGDVLAGGAVEPQSTHAVLDQLLDAVGYAHSKGVVHRDIKPDNVFITHDGRVKLADFGIAHVGSSATLTQAGTIMGTPGYMAPEQVTGQPIDARADLFAIGVIAYEMLAGKNPFGELADVAPTTIMYRIVHEPAVDLPPEAFAGAADLPPAIMCALAKDPVDRFASASEFRTALGGGPLPTRSHPATAATAGFSPAPTTTSAGSSHPRRNGWLPYAIVIGLCAALLGGFMFATGGPGGKGASKSAGAPSGSTGRAPSAPATPAATYKLVTPGKLTVGSDLDFPPMEQLNGDQPEGFDVELMTAIAKEMGLEINYLPPQKFDELIPRVNAGKFDVIASSLTINHERTKKIIFSAPYFEVKQAIAMKEGSTLNALEDLKDKKLGVQSGTSQEWWATENLKREGVIIVPFKKTSQTFAALQADTVDAVLAELPATNMMVKDPAKKLAIVWQNGTMEMCGFGVAMENPDLAFAINQALAKIIESGEYKSIYEKWIGPYEP
- the hisA gene encoding 1-(5-phosphoribosyl)-5-[(5-phosphoribosylamino)methylideneamino]imidazole-4-carboxamide isomerase; translation: MIVFPAIDILGGRAVRLAQGDYHRVTVYNEDPVDQARRFVDAGAEWIHVVDLDGARDGVPGNIAVIERIARETGARLEVGGGIRTLETMGRLTEAGVERVVIGTKLVTDPEFVRKAVSCCGESVVAGVDARDGMVCVEGWREGTVASAQTLVAELRNLGLRHLVYTDISRDGMQTGISAPAYVGMAVSAGFPVVASGGVSTLDDIRALAELGPGVIEGVIAGRAIYEGAFTVEEALAVAASVKDA
- the hisH gene encoding imidazole glycerol phosphate synthase subunit HisH; amino-acid sequence: MSPRIAIIDYKMGNLRSVEKGFEHAGVPDVVVTDDPAVVAAADGIVLPGVGAFRDASANLRESGVEDVLRERIAAGTPFLGICLGMQLLADVGFEEGEYEGLGLIPGVCDKLPAGVKIPHIGWNTVEYPVASPLFEGIPESTAFYFVHSYRLSPRDESVIIGSTEYGVRFAAAVQSGNVFAVQFHPEKSSTMGLHLLSNFGRIAEGARS
- a CDS encoding M48 family metalloprotease, giving the protein MVMTDGRPQPRSERREPLWDRVDRNRVRLAGYVVLFIGGSAIGSMALAAVPLAFVRSLLIHDVGVSPWGLFVRDVAVLGGVMAAIAAGWATFTLLRSEKWLLARFSAVLVPTGELLDTKFALKDMAIAAGLPVAPALYRIPESNTNAFVFSANRRRPVIGITEGFTAKLTLEQQRAVFAHLVARLAAGDTIVSTGITALMWPMHAWREARLVSDEPEFLVRSLDAIAEIPDDRPPVDRGGAVFYIVFVAGFSLLAEFVAAGHRGTQLTTAEKADAEGMLLLKDPVAMLSALTAVIERNNVVTAAGETFAELFYCWTGIASDDEEDPEWRRVARLREVLGVMGVDTAPAELPDGMLVAPVAPRITDTQLQGREDVGE
- the hisF gene encoding imidazole glycerol phosphate synthase subunit HisF; this translates as MLMKRVIPCLDVHAGRVVKGVNFVNLRDAGDPVEMAAIYDKAGADEVVFLDITATHEERASMLDVATHTAEECFIPYTVGGGMRSAEDIRAMLKAGADKISLNSAAVRDPSLITHTSRIYGAQCIVVAIDARRVAGGRDRWEVFINGGRINTEMDAVEWAREAERLGAGEILLTSMDCDGVKEGFDIPLTRAITRELNIPVIASGGAGQLEHFAEAVVEADADAVLAASVFHFGTFTVRQVKEAMAAAGVPVRL